GGTCGAGCTGGCGCCCGAGGACCTGGCCGACATCATGTACACCTCGGGCACCACCGGCTCGCCCAAGGGAGTGGTCGTCCGCCATCGCAACGCGTCGCTCCTGCCGAACGGCGAGCCCCATTGGTCGGGAACCGCGTGGCTGCACGGCTCCCCGCTGTTCACCTTCGCCGGCATCAGCTTCGTGTACAACCCCATGAAGCTCGGGAAGTCCGCCTTCTTCCTACCCAGGTTCGACGCCGGCCGTTGGCTCGAGGTCGTCGCCGGCGAGCGACCCGAGGCCGCCTTCATCGTCCCCGCCATGGCCCAGCTCATCATCGCCCACCCGGAGTTCCAGACGGCCGACCTGTCCAGCCTCCAGCTGTGCTCGCTCGGGAGCGCGCCGGTCTCGGCCGCCGTGCTCCGTCGCCTCCAGGAGCGGATGCCCGACGCCACCATCTCCAACGGCTACGGGATGACCGAGGCCGGCCCGGCGTTCTGTGCCATGCCCAAGGACGAGGCCTGGAAACGGGCCGGTTCGGTGGGCAAGCCGATGCCCCCAATGGAGGTCCGCATCACCAACGAAGAAGATGACGGCCTGCGAGCCGACGCCGTGGGCGAGGTCCTCATCCGCCTGCCGGGTCGACAGCGCGAGTACTACCGGGACGCCGACGCCACGGCCCGCACCTGGACCGACGGTTGGCTCCACACCGGCGACCTCGGCCGGCTCGACGAGGACGGCTATCTCTACATCGTGGGCCGGACCAAGGAAGTCATCATCAGGGGCGGCAACAACATCTACGCCACCGACGTCGAGAACGCCCTGCTCGAGCACCCGGCGGTACTGGAAGCCGCGGTGGTGGGCGTGCCCCACGAGGTGCTGGGCGAGGACCTGGCCGCCTTCCTCGTCACAGCGCCCGGCCGGGCGCTCGACGTCGAGGAGCTTCGCGCCTTCCTCTTGTCGCGGCTCGCCGACTACAAGGTCCCGCGCCGTGTCGCCTTTCTCGATCAGCTGCCGCGCAACGCGACGGGCAAGGTCCTCAAGCACGAGCTGGCGCCGCCTCGATGGACGCCCTCCACGCGCTGACCCTCGCCGACGTGCTGGCGGAGCACCGCCGCAGCTACCCGGAGCAGGCCGCGGTGGTGTGCCGCGGTGACCGCTACACCTATCCCGAGCTGGACACCCGTGTGAGCCGGCTGTCGAACACATTCGGGGCCGCGGGACTCGGACCGGGCGAGCGCATCCTCTGGTTGGGGCAGAACTGTCACCGCCTCCTCGAGTGCCTCCTCGCCGCAGCTCGGTCCGGGGCCATCTTCTGCGCCGCCAACTGGCGGCAGACGGCTCAGGAGTTGGCGTTCATCATCGACGACGTGCAGCCGCGCGTCGTCGTCTGGCAGGAGGACGAGATCGGCCCGACGGTGCGTGAGGCACGCCGCGCCGCCGGCACCGGTGTGGGGACCACATGGATCCAGCACGACACGACTGCGCCGGACGGCTACGAGGCCCTGTTGGCGTCGGCCTCGCCCGACGAACCCCTCGTCGAGGTCGACCCGGCCTCGCCCGTGCTGCAGCTGTACACCGCAGCCTTCAGCGGGCGTCCCAACGGCGCTCTCCTGAACCACACCGCCATCATCGTGCAGTCGCTGATGATGGCCCGGCTCCAGGAGATCGACTGGGACTACGTCTATCTGAACTCCGGGCCGCTGTTCCACGTGGCGACCCTCATGACGACGATGGCCACCTTCCAGCTGGCGGGGACCAACGTCTTCACCCCGCGTGTCGACGCCGAGGAGCTGTGCCGTCTGATCGAGACCGAGCGGTGCACCGGAGCGTTCCTCGTCGGCCCGACCCTCGACCAGGTCCTCGAGCTCAATCGCGACGGCCGTTACGACCTCAAGAGCCTGCGCAGCTTCGCCGGCCGGCCCGAGTGGAACGAGATGATCACCGTCGACACCAGCCCCTGGGCCCGCCGTCCTGCCGGCTACGGGCAGACAGAAGTCATGGGGATGTTGACGTTCAACGCCGTGGGCGGGCCCGCCCTGGGCACCGCGGGCCGACCCTCACCCGTCTCCCGGGTGCGGATCGTCGACCCCGACGGCAACGAGGTACCGCCGGGCGAAGTCGGCGAGATCGTCGCCCGGGGTCCGACGATCATGACCGGTTACCACGACCGTCCCGTAGTGAACGCCGAGCGCCAGGCCGGGGGTTGGCACCACACCAACGACCTCGGTCGTCGGGAGCCCGACGGGTCGATCAGCTTTGTGGGCCCGAAGACCAGGCTCATCAAGTCGGCAGCGGAGAACATCTATCCGGCCGAGGTCGAGGCCTGTAT
The DNA window shown above is from Acidimicrobiales bacterium and carries:
- a CDS encoding AMP-binding protein yields the protein MTELLTGQLRLMASRHPDEIGYRNLDAGTDLSFARWEAESNRLARGLAGAGVAKGDRVSIYLPSEEVLNWVVAYAAIHKAGAVAVPTNTRLSARETSTILGHAEALAAITCASHLPTLLTARRRVPTLGLVVSTDGTAGSEADGPVEPGAPGAVPWAAVAADDASEFQVELAPEDLADIMYTSGTTGSPKGVVVRHRNASLLPNGEPHWSGTAWLHGSPLFTFAGISFVYNPMKLGKSAFFLPRFDAGRWLEVVAGERPEAAFIVPAMAQLIIAHPEFQTADLSSLQLCSLGSAPVSAAVLRRLQERMPDATISNGYGMTEAGPAFCAMPKDEAWKRAGSVGKPMPPMEVRITNEEDDGLRADAVGEVLIRLPGRQREYYRDADATARTWTDGWLHTGDLGRLDEDGYLYIVGRTKEVIIRGGNNIYATDVENALLEHPAVLEAAVVGVPHEVLGEDLAAFLVTAPGRALDVEELRAFLLSRLADYKVPRRVAFLDQLPRNATGKVLKHELAPPRWTPSTR
- a CDS encoding AMP-binding protein, yielding MDALHALTLADVLAEHRRSYPEQAAVVCRGDRYTYPELDTRVSRLSNTFGAAGLGPGERILWLGQNCHRLLECLLAAARSGAIFCAANWRQTAQELAFIIDDVQPRVVVWQEDEIGPTVREARRAAGTGVGTTWIQHDTTAPDGYEALLASASPDEPLVEVDPASPVLQLYTAAFSGRPNGALLNHTAIIVQSLMMARLQEIDWDYVYLNSGPLFHVATLMTTMATFQLAGTNVFTPRVDAEELCRLIETERCTGAFLVGPTLDQVLELNRDGRYDLKSLRSFAGRPEWNEMITVDTSPWARRPAGYGQTEVMGMLTFNAVGGPALGTAGRPSPVSRVRIVDPDGNEVPPGEVGEIVARGPTIMTGYHDRPVVNAERQAGGWHHTNDLGRREPDGSISFVGPKTRLIKSAAENIYPAEVEACIARHPAVAEAAVIGVPDPTWTQSLKAVVALRDGGSATADDVIEHCRANIASYKKPRSVEFVDRLPRQGFAVDYDALDARFGGGGYPGRP